A region from the Leptospira noumeaensis genome encodes:
- a CDS encoding ParA family protein, with amino-acid sequence MKIITVASLKGGVGKTTLSIFLSLALQSAKKKILAIDLDHNNNLTDFFLRDEEVDTIQEKSIGRVLKGALPIQESIFKSPLNVDIIPSVPELSQIAFELLFDTAAPLRFDSMLRNLKYDFVLIDTPPAISFELSCGLHVADTVLCPVGYSRWNIQGYSILESKVKRAGENKLFIGVPSSVTDKRVETLREGGLSLTKALIHKSEAIATASDSGKPLKEGSTSAEEFRILAKEIAKI; translated from the coding sequence ATGAAGATTATTACAGTAGCATCTCTAAAAGGTGGGGTGGGTAAAACTACACTGAGCATTTTTCTTTCTCTAGCTTTACAATCGGCAAAAAAGAAAATACTTGCGATTGATTTGGATCATAATAATAACCTAACCGACTTCTTCTTAAGAGATGAAGAAGTAGACACAATTCAAGAAAAAAGTATCGGGCGTGTTTTAAAAGGCGCTTTACCAATCCAGGAATCAATATTCAAAAGCCCCTTAAATGTTGATATCATCCCTTCCGTACCAGAATTATCACAAATTGCATTCGAATTATTGTTTGATACCGCAGCACCTCTAAGATTTGACTCGATGCTAAGGAACTTAAAGTACGATTTCGTATTGATTGATACTCCTCCTGCAATATCTTTTGAACTTTCTTGCGGATTACATGTTGCCGACACTGTGCTTTGTCCTGTTGGTTATTCACGTTGGAACATCCAGGGTTACTCAATTCTAGAATCAAAAGTTAAAAGAGCTGGCGAGAATAAACTGTTTATAGGCGTACCATCTTCCGTTACGGACAAAAGAGTAGAAACATTGCGCGAAGGTGGCTTGTCTTTAACAAAAGCATTAATCCATAAATCAGAAGCCATTGCCACAGCTTCCGACTCAGGCAAACCTTTAAAGGAAGGCTCCACTAGCGCTGAAGAGTTTAGAATTTTAGCCAAGGAAATTGCAAAAATATGA
- a CDS encoding DUF3102 domain-containing protein, which produces MTRKDSLFGNRPGLRKDEAGAITKDRDIEKIQGLHESIGANLNNALQNAILIGEILNRKKKELSHGHFLPWIESNLPFSRMTANKYMRLFENKDKLPNVNSGLHLTEALKILSDSEKDEKEINPKRKPEEVYRIYKEGGTLNKEERSILKSWISEKVEKLREKADTLEKEFRKIK; this is translated from the coding sequence ATGACTAGAAAGGATTCACTATTTGGTAATCGACCTGGACTTCGTAAAGATGAGGCTGGTGCCATAACAAAAGATCGCGATATCGAAAAAATCCAAGGCCTTCACGAATCGATTGGCGCAAATTTAAACAATGCATTGCAAAATGCTATTTTGATCGGTGAAATTTTAAATCGAAAAAAGAAGGAATTATCTCATGGACATTTTTTACCTTGGATCGAGTCAAACCTACCTTTCTCAAGAATGACAGCAAACAAGTACATGAGATTATTTGAAAACAAAGACAAACTTCCAAATGTAAACTCAGGTTTACATTTGACAGAGGCACTAAAAATACTTTCCGATTCAGAAAAAGATGAAAAGGAAATTAATCCTAAAAGAAAGCCAGAAGAAGTCTATAGGATTTACAAAGAAGGGGGAACCTTAAATAAAGAAGAACGCTCTATTTTAAAATCATGGATTTCTGAGAAAGTGGAAAAACTTCGTGAAAAAGCAGACACTCTAGAAAAAGAATTTAGAAAGATTAAATAA